The DNA segment GAGGGTCGCTCCGATAACGAACGGAGCCTTGCTCCCGATGAGGATCGTCGCGCCCTTTTCTCCCGTCGGCTTCAATGCCTTTGTCATCTTCGCGATACAGTGCATGCACCGCACACAGTCCTCGTCGTTTATCTTCAGTTGCTTTCCATCGTAGCTCATACACCTGCTCGGGCAGCGGTTGACGATATCGTCTGAAATATTCATGCCCTTCTTTGCGTAGTTTGCGACCTCAGCCTGATCGATCGCTATCTTGCCTTTCCAGGTCCCGATGATGGAGCAGTCCGCGCGGGCTATGGATGCGATGCAGTCGACGGCACACCCTGCTGTCTTAAACTTAAACTTATAGGGGAAGGCCGGCCTGTGCATCTCGTCCTGAAATTCCTGGGTTATACTGTAGTTTATGTCGAGGGTATTGATATTCGACCACTCGCAGCGTGCCGGTCCGACGCAACAACTCGGGGTCCTCATGGCGGAACCGGAACCCCCGAGGTCCCAACCGCGTGAGGTGAACTCTGCGAAGATGGGTTCGAGGTTCTCCGTCGTCGTCCCGAGGAGAACGAGGTCGCCGGTAGAGCCGTGAAGGTTCGTAAGGCCGCTCCCGTACTTATCCCAGATGTCGCACATCTCCTTCAGAAACTTCGAGGTATAGAAGAAGGCCGAAGTCGAGTTGATTCTGACGGTATGAAAATTTGCGACGTTCGGAAACTCGTTAGGAAGGGATGAATACCTCCCGATAACGCCCGAGCCGTATCCGCGGACACCGACGATCCCTCCGTGTTTCCAGTAACCACGCTTATCCCGGTAAGACTTTTCGAGCTGCCCGAGCTCATCGGCAGCCATATCGCTTTTCTTCGCTGCCTTCCTGATTTCCGTTACGAAGCTCGGGAACTCTCCCTTTTCCAGCTCATTCAAGAGCGGAGTATCATACTTCTTCGGCATAACATCCTCCTTTGTATGGTATTCTTCAGAGTACTCTCTGGGAATGGGAATACTGAGAATGATAAAAGGGTAATATACGCATTCCTTTACGGTCAAATAAATAAATTTAATCGGCGAATCATATTTGCTTATTCATATCGGGCCGCGGCCGCAGAGGCTCGTCAGAGGGTATGGAAGAGGAATCCGGAGCCGTCGATTACCTCATTCCTTCACTTGTCAGAAATGCCGGCCAGAAGGTATACTACCTATCAAAAAATCTCTCTGGACAACTATGCGGATAGAAAAAATCGAACTCATCGGATTCAAATCCTTTGTCGAGAAGACGACCTTCAATCTCCACCCCGGAATAACCTGCATCGTCGGACCGAACGGCTCGGGGAAGAGCAATATAGTGGATTCCTTCCGTTGGGTCCTCGGCGAGCAGAGCGCAAAGAGCCTGAGGGGAGATAAGATGGAGGAGGTCATATTCAACGGCTCAACCACCAAGAAACCGCGGGGGATGGCCGAAGTGAATCTCATGCTCCTCTTCGATTCTCCCGAGGAGAGTAACGGGAATTCCCGCTCTCAGACTTCTGTGTCGAGGAGGCTTTACCGATCGGGTGACAGCGAGTACCTCATTAACCGAAATGCCTGTCGCTTGAAGGATATACGGGACCTTTTCCTCGATACGGGACTCGAAGTGAGAAGCTACTCGATCCTTGAACAGGGAAGGATCAGCGAGATACTGAACTCCAAGCCGCAGGAGAGGAGGTTCCTTATAGAGGAAGTGGCGGGGGTCATGAAGTACAAGGTCCGAAGGGCAGAGGCGCAGTCCAAACTCGAATCGTCACGGTCGAACCTGCAACGAATACAGGATATCGTCGTCGAGGTGAGGCGCCAGATAAACTCACTCGACAGGCAGGTCAAGAAGGCGGAACGCTTCAAGAAACTCTCTGCCGAGGCACGGGACGTCGAACTGAGGCTGGCGAAGCGAGACTACCGTGAGCTCAAGGATTCCCTCGACAGCGTTACAGCCCAGTGGGCCGCTTCG comes from the Thermodesulfovibrionales bacterium genome and includes:
- the dsrA gene encoding dissimilatory-type sulfite reductase subunit alpha; this translates as MPKKYDTPLLNELEKGEFPSFVTEIRKAAKKSDMAADELGQLEKSYRDKRGYWKHGGIVGVRGYGSGVIGRYSSLPNEFPNVANFHTVRINSTSAFFYTSKFLKEMCDIWDKYGSGLTNLHGSTGDLVLLGTTTENLEPIFAEFTSRGWDLGGSGSAMRTPSCCVGPARCEWSNINTLDINYSITQEFQDEMHRPAFPYKFKFKTAGCAVDCIASIARADCSIIGTWKGKIAIDQAEVANYAKKGMNISDDIVNRCPSRCMSYDGKQLKINDEDCVRCMHCIAKMTKALKPTGEKGATILIGSKAPFVIGATLSWVVIPFMKMEPPYTELKELVRKMWEYWDENGKNRERIGELIIRRGMREFLEFIGVDPMPQQVKEPRRDPFFFWTEEDLQK